The following is a genomic window from Archangium lipolyticum.
CGGCCGCTCCAACGCGCCTGACGGGCGGGTTGGAGCGGGTCCGTGGAGGAGTACTCCCGCAGCCCCAGGTGGGCCAGGAACATCCGGCCCAGGACCCAGTCGGCGAAGGGGATGCGCAGGGGGAACCAGAAGACGAGCCGCGCCTCCAACCGCGTGACATCCGCCACGCCCGAATAGCGGGCCGGATCGTCGAAGGACTCCTCCTCGTCCTCGCGGATCTCCCCGAGCAGCGGGCGCTCCCGGGCAATCCACACGATGGCGCCGCTGTGCCCGGAGTCACGCCTGGGGTCGTACTGGTTTTCCCGGTGGTGCAGGAAGGCCGTCCCGAGCGCCGCGGGAGAGTCGGTCCGGGCGAAGGTAGGGAGCAGCACCGCGATGGCCGAGTGCGTCATGGCCTCGCAGTCACCGTATTTGACACTGCCCGTGCGCACGGCCCGGAACGCCGCGTACTCCGTCAGCGCCCGGGCCTGGAGCAGCAGGAAGAGCTGAAGCGTCCCCAGGATGAGAAACACCGTCAGCGGCAGGGTGAGCGCCGCCTCGACCAGTGCCTGGCCGGACTCCCTATCTGATGGGCCATACCTCCACATGGCGGCGCACTCTTGACGAGCTGTAATCCCGAAATCCACAGGATAACGGACCAACCCGATCTTCCCTGTTTTATACCTACCCAAGAAGTTTAAGCACAGATGGAAGATTACGTCACGGGTCTTCCTGCCGGGGCGCCATCATCCGGCGACGACCCGCCTGGAAACGCGGGGTGCATGCCCGCGCTCAGCGGGAGGGCGCCGGGAGTTGGAGCGGCCGCAAACGCCCGTAGGTGAGCTGGCGCCACATCCACTCCACCGGTCCCTGCGAGTGGCGGCGGAGCCACAGGACACTGAAGCCCCACTGCGCGGCCAGGAGCACGGGCGTGAGCGGGAGCAGCCACACCGAGCCCACCCGGCCCATGAGGTTCAACCCGTAGCCGTAGAAGAGCAGGAGCCCCATCACCGTCTGGCAGAGATAGTTCGTCAGGGCCATCCGGCCGAGCGGAACGAAGACGGAGAGGAGGCGCCGGCCCCGGGCCGTGCCCCACAGCAGCGCGAAGCCCGCGCCGTAGGCCAGGGTGAGCGGGGCCACGCCCACCGCGTACGCGAGCGTCTGCACGAGCCCCAGGGGCGTGAGCGCGAAGGACTTCCCTGTCTCCGCCTCGAGCCAGGCGAACGCGCCGCACCCCAGCAGACCGAGCACCAGGCCTCCTCCGAGCACCCGGACCAGGAGCTGGCGGTGGACGAGCGGATCCGGCAACAGGCGCCGGCCCACCCAGAGGCCGAGCAGGAACATCGCGAGGACCTTCTCCGGCCGTCCCGTCTGCAGGTAGCGCCCCGGACGCTGGACGGCGTTGGCGAGGTTGCCCAGGAAGACCTGCCACGGCTGGTCGGAGGAGCGCAGGGTGAAGAGCGTGGCCTCCGGACCACCCGCGGCCTCCCGGATGGTGCGGGAGAGCGCATCGAACGGGGGTGTCGGGTCCAACGCCCCACCCGTCCCCATCATGGCGAGTTGGAAGAGGAGGGGCATCCCGAGGAGCGCCAGTGCCCACCCCAGGAGCGCGCGGTCCGCCGCCCGCCGGAACAGGAGGAAGACGAAGCCCATCAGCGCATAGAGGGTGAGGATGTCGCCATGCCACATCACGAGGATGTGGAAGAGGCCGATGCCGAGCAGCGCGGTCATCCTCCGGAGGAACAACCGCCGGAAGTCGCCGCCACGCCGCTCCGTGCGCTCCTGGAGCAGGGCGAACCCCACCCCGAACAGGAGCGAGAAGAGGGAGTAGAACTTCCCCTCCACGAACAGGCCCATGAGGAACACCACGGCCCGGTCGAGCTGCGCCGTGGGGAGCGCCGCCAGCTGCGCGGGGCTCATCACGTAGTGACCGGCGAAGCTGACCAGGTTGGCGAAGAGGATGCCGAGCAGCGCGAAGCCGCGGAGTGCGTCGAGCAGGTCGATGCGCTCCTCGGGCTGGGCCGGCCGGAGCGCACCCCCGGTGGACGCAAGGGAGGGGCGGGACATGCCCCCATTTCACCCGGCCGCCAACAGAATGCAACTCCGTTGCATGAGCATCGGTATTGCTCAGGGCAGGAGCAGCGGCAGCAGGTGGGTGCGGACCAGGTCCAGCCCCGGCCGCCAGTGGGGCGGCATCCGGTCGGTGGGCGGCGGGCCGGGGTCGAAGCCCGGGTCCCCCGTCGTCACCACGACCGCACGCACCGACGGCACCACCACCACGTGCTGCCCGGCCCACCCGCCAGCGAAGAAGTAGCCCCGGTCGACCCACGTGAGGTAGCCGTGGGCGGTGCCCTCGGGTGGGCCGCCGGCCGAGTGCGCCCGGACCATCTCCCGCACGTACGCCTCCGGCACGAGGCTCCGCCCGCGCCACGTGCCCGAATCGAGCCAGAGCTCGCCGAGCCGCCTGAGCGCCTCCGGCCGCAGGCGCAGGTGGCCGAACCCGTAGTCCCGCCCATCCGGGTCGCGCGGCCAGACCCACTCGTCGATACCGAGCGGTGAAAAGAGCCGCTCCCCGGCGTACGCAGACAGTGGACGGCCCACCACGGCGCTCAACGCGGCCCCGAGGACATGGACACCACCGCTGTCGTAGCGGAAGGTCGTTCCCGGAGGGTGGACCTGCGGCGCGGCCAGGACCTGGTCCACCCACCCTCGCGGAAGGGCCATGACGGCGTCGATGTCCCACGGCCCGTCGGTAGCGCAGCCCCGAGTCTGCGTGAGCAGGTGGCGCCAGGTATGCACGGCCGCGGGATGCGCGGACGGCAGACCGAGCGGACCTCCGACAGGCGCATCGAGATCCTCGATCAGCCCGTCACCGACGGCGGCCCCCAGCAAGGTGGCCAGCACGGTCTTGGTCACGGAGAACGTGTCCGCGACACCTTGTCCGCGCAGGCGCTCCTCGACGAGGACGTGCCCGTCGATGCTCACGGACAGGCTGCACATGTGAGAGAACTCCGGCCGGGACGAGAACGCGGCGAGGATCCGCTGGCAGCGCTCCCGGAGGCTGGCTGCTTCGGTGGCGAGCATCCAGAGATGCTCACCGGGCCGACGCACCCGTGCAAGCAGGCGTGACGATTTCCTGAAACCTCATCGGGTGTCCCGCGTACCAGGAGAGAGCGCCCACCCCGGGCGCGTCTGGAGGTCTGAGCCCATGTCGTCCACATCCGCTGTCCCTCCCCTCGCCCACCGTCCCCCGCTGACGATGGCGCGCCGGCTGTTGCCCGCGGCGCTGGCCCTGCTCACGGTCCTGAGTGCATCCGCCGAGGCACGCGACACCCCGGGCAAGAACATCGCGGAAGCCACCACGGAGACGGCGTACCTGGCCGGCGGGTGCTTCTGGGGAATGGAGGACCTGCTGCGCAAGATTCCGGGCGTCCTCGAGACGGAGGTTGGCTACACGGGTGGCGCGAAGCCGTTCTCCCGTCCGACCTACGATGACGTGCGCACGGGACGAACGGGGCACGCGGAGTCCGTACGCGTCGTCTTCAACCCGAAGCTGCTGACGTACGAGGCGCTGCTGGAGAAGTGGTTCTTCCGCATGCACGACCCGACGACGCTCAACCGCCAGGGCAACGACGTGGGCACGCAGTACCGCTCGGCCATCTTCTATCTGACGGAGGAGCAGCGCCGGGTGGCCGAGGCGGTGAAGGCCCGGGTCAACGCGTCGGGCAAATGGAAGCGACCCGTCGTCACGGAGATCACCGCCGCGGGCGAGTTCACTCCCGCCGAGCAATACCACCAGGACTACCTGGTGAAGAACCCGGGCGGCTACACCTGCCACTACATGAGGGAGTAGCAAACCCAAACACCCCTCTCCCTCCGGGAGAGGGACGGGGTGAGGGTACCGAGCGCCCCGGGTTGCGCCTCCTCTCCGAGCGAGCCCGGCTCGCGCGGGGCCGCTGGCGGGTGGATTCCTGGCAACGTGAGGATTCGGACTTGCACCACGGCGTGTGCTCGCCAACGCTCGCGAGCATGTCCGTGACCCCCGCCGCGCCGCCTCCCGAGGAGTCAGCCATGCCGCCCGAGCCCCCTGCCGGGCGGCGGAGCCTTGCCACCGATGTCTCGCTCTCCGCCGTCATCACCGGGTTCGTGACGGTGCTCGTCGGCTACACGAGCTCGGCCGTCATCATCTTCGAAGCCGCGCGGGCCACGGGAGCGGACGCGGCGATGGTGGCGTCATGGATGTGGGCGCTGGGGCTGGGCATGGGGCTCACGACCATCGGTCTGTCGATGCGGTACCGCATGCCCGTGGTCACGGCCTGGTCGACACCGGGCGCGGCGTTGCTCGTCACGAGCGCGCCGGGGATTCCCATGTCCGCGCTCTCCGGGGCCTTCGTCGCGACCGGAATCCTCATCCTCGTCGCGGGCGCGACGGGCTGGTTCGAGCGCGTGATGTCGCGCATTCCCCTGTCACTCGCCTCGGGGATGCTCGCGGGCGTCCTGCTGCGCTTCGGGCTCGACGCGTTCGGCGCGGTGCGCACCGCGCCCGTGCTCGTCACGACGATGTTCGGCGTCTGGCTCCTGGGGCGCCGGCTCTGGCCACGCTACGCCGTGCCAGGTGCGCTCGCGGCGGGGATCGCCCTCGCGGCGGGGGCTGGGACGCTCCGACTCACGGACGTTCCGCTGGCGCTGGCGACCCCGGTCTTCGTGACCCCCACCGTCTCCTGGCCGGCGCTCGTCAGCGTCACGGCGCCCCTGTTCATCGTGACGATGGCGTCGCAGAACATCCCGGGCGTCGCGACGATGCGCGCACACGGCAATATGACCCCTGTCTCTCCCGTGATTGCGTGGACGGGCGCCGCGACGACACTGCTGGCGCCCTTTGGCGGGTACACGCTGAACCTCGCGGCGATCACCGCCGCCATCTGCATGGGCCGCGATGCGCACGAGGATCCACGCCGGCGCTATGTGGCGGCGGTGGCGGCCGGGGCGTTCTACGTGCTGCTCGGACTCTTCGGCGCGACGATCGGCGCGCTGCTCGCGGCCTTCCCGCGCGAGCTCGTCATGGCGATCGCGGGGCTCGCGCTGGTGGGGACGATTGGAAACGGGCTCGCGGCCGCCGCCAGGGACGAGACGGAACGCGAGGCGGCGATCGTGACCTTCCTCGTCACGGCGTCGGGCCTCACCCTGTGGGGCGTGGGGGCCGCGTTCTGGGGCCTCGTCGCCGGCCTGGTCGTGCGGGCGGCGTTCTCATGGAAGCGCCCGGCGCGCTGAGACGCACTGGAAGGAGGACAAGGGATGGGGTGAGGGTGCCCGTCCCTGTCGTCCTACCCGGTCCCCAAGCCGGCCCTTCCGGTGCCTGGGAGGGCTCCGGCCCCAGGCGCGACCGCATGAAGCCGGAGCGTCGCGGAAGAACGCCGCTCAGTAGGTCCAGATCTTGTAATTGTTGCCCGGGCCGATGCCGTAGTAGCCGTCCGCGCTGACGATGCGGACCGTGCGGTCCGTCGCGGTGACGGCCAGGCTGTCGATGCCGCCCGTGGTCGTCTGGGTAGACTCCTGGAGCACCGTCACCGTGCCGTCGACGCTGTTCCAGCGGACGAGCTGGATGTTGTAGTTACGGCCCGGGGGCGACTTGATGTTGACGCCGGTGTCGCCCGTCGGCACGCGCCAGTAATCCTCGTCCGTGCTGTCCGTCAGGAAGTCCGACGCCGCATTGGCCTGCGTGTTCGCGGTGATGGTCAGCGGGTACTGGGGGTTGCTGATGCCGTCCGGCGCCCAGCCCGCCAGCACGAGGTCCACGGCCTTCACGTAGCCGAAGTCGTAGTTGCCCTTGACGTCCAACACCGCGAAGAAGCCGTTCGTCGGGCACGCCCGCCAGTTCTCGAAGTTGGTCGTCTCCAACTCCACGGTGTGGCCCACCGGCAAATCCAGCACCACGGCGCTCGTCGCGTTGGGACTCGCATACATCTTCGTGGCACGGCTCGTCGCCACCACGCGGGTCGGCAGGTTCACCTGGCAGTTGGTCGCGGAGATGGCGCTCTCCTGCTGCGCGACGCTGTCCGCTGCGGCCGCGCTGTCATCGACAACCGCGCTGCCACAGGCAATGAGCTGG
Proteins encoded in this region:
- a CDS encoding TadE/TadG family type IV pilus assembly protein — translated: MWRYGPSDRESGQALVEAALTLPLTVFLILGTLQLFLLLQARALTEYAAFRAVRTGSVKYGDCEAMTHSAIAVLLPTFARTDSPAALGTAFLHHRENQYDPRRDSGHSGAIVWIARERPLLGEIREDEEESFDDPARYSGVADVTRLEARLVFWFPLRIPFADWVLGRMFLAHLGLREYSSTDPLQPARQARWSGRLAASLDLAIREELLERASRREYVFPLQASYAMRMMTPARARYFRKQNCPLTPEAL
- a CDS encoding DUF418 domain-containing protein, whose product is MSRPSLASTGGALRPAQPEERIDLLDALRGFALLGILFANLVSFAGHYVMSPAQLAALPTAQLDRAVVFLMGLFVEGKFYSLFSLLFGVGFALLQERTERRGGDFRRLFLRRMTALLGIGLFHILVMWHGDILTLYALMGFVFLLFRRAADRALLGWALALLGMPLLFQLAMMGTGGALDPTPPFDALSRTIREAAGGPEATLFTLRSSDQPWQVFLGNLANAVQRPGRYLQTGRPEKVLAMFLLGLWVGRRLLPDPLVHRQLLVRVLGGGLVLGLLGCGAFAWLEAETGKSFALTPLGLVQTLAYAVGVAPLTLAYGAGFALLWGTARGRRLLSVFVPLGRMALTNYLCQTVMGLLLFYGYGLNLMGRVGSVWLLPLTPVLLAAQWGFSVLWLRRHSQGPVEWMWRQLTYGRLRPLQLPAPSR
- a CDS encoding serine hydrolase domain-containing protein — protein: MLATEAASLRERCQRILAAFSSRPEFSHMCSLSVSIDGHVLVEERLRGQGVADTFSVTKTVLATLLGAAVGDGLIEDLDAPVGGPLGLPSAHPAAVHTWRHLLTQTRGCATDGPWDIDAVMALPRGWVDQVLAAPQVHPPGTTFRYDSGGVHVLGAALSAVVGRPLSAYAGERLFSPLGIDEWVWPRDPDGRDYGFGHLRLRPEALRRLGELWLDSGTWRGRSLVPEAYVREMVRAHSAGGPPEGTAHGYLTWVDRGYFFAGGWAGQHVVVVPSVRAVVVTTGDPGFDPGPPPTDRMPPHWRPGLDLVRTHLLPLLLP
- the msrA gene encoding peptide-methionine (S)-S-oxide reductase MsrA — encoded protein: MSSTSAVPPLAHRPPLTMARRLLPAALALLTVLSASAEARDTPGKNIAEATTETAYLAGGCFWGMEDLLRKIPGVLETEVGYTGGAKPFSRPTYDDVRTGRTGHAESVRVVFNPKLLTYEALLEKWFFRMHDPTTLNRQGNDVGTQYRSAIFYLTEEQRRVAEAVKARVNASGKWKRPVVTEITAAGEFTPAEQYHQDYLVKNPGGYTCHYMRE
- a CDS encoding benzoate/H(+) symporter BenE family transporter — protein: MPPEPPAGRRSLATDVSLSAVITGFVTVLVGYTSSAVIIFEAARATGADAAMVASWMWALGLGMGLTTIGLSMRYRMPVVTAWSTPGAALLVTSAPGIPMSALSGAFVATGILILVAGATGWFERVMSRIPLSLASGMLAGVLLRFGLDAFGAVRTAPVLVTTMFGVWLLGRRLWPRYAVPGALAAGIALAAGAGTLRLTDVPLALATPVFVTPTVSWPALVSVTAPLFIVTMASQNIPGVATMRAHGNMTPVSPVIAWTGAATTLLAPFGGYTLNLAAITAAICMGRDAHEDPRRRYVAAVAAGAFYVLLGLFGATIGALLAAFPRELVMAIAGLALVGTIGNGLAAAARDETEREAAIVTFLVTASGLTLWGVGAAFWGLVAGLVVRAAFSWKRPAR